In Persicimonas caeni, a single window of DNA contains:
- a CDS encoding DUF2357 domain-containing protein, which translates to MGRRASNEMTDAVHGADLDEVRLEELAAHETPSRKGAHWITLQATEHLLASTSPRDPLTGRPRPVMLREVLRSIRQVLAGGARPLPYDVGQRALDLCLEAIGNILREPRTKIVRQHEMRPLHAVREMDEASMRWLARQPGRTAKEKLAGQRKAKAVVRRFSVDTLENRVVCRVVQELRRYVEQRLDAAAAYSDGVHPSIDELEDALRLLRNKFQRSELAFLSLGYRPQPTNVLLDDRDYSRVWRAYQMLLRRDDVLEKSWVRVGERTAGALFWSFVALLAEQQGVQLWEGPIILRDPGNEAIALRQPSNLASWSDQPSVTFVLESSLNRDKRGHTQKSSADEGRTRLRIIELSLRGHTINVEIGALASLSNESATSLFQFEYHVGVLEFGRLESQRGQPLRLFRTVKSRVSPLLDGFADIGGIGEASHFLVRELLRLFGSQPEPSLDSDSTSISNLPGAAVSPLGLDLGTSRPRVFGNSKQRTSVHAVGVRRNLPDSEVLWSVEQPDSPALPPGTSGQYIPFAEVFDAESASVELAHAYRAGRAVAQQLASELGSDQTRTIGVAIPDTVDAISRSRIRNAISKGLGKCFPVWRSVAAATGWQAKGELDVEESDLVLVVDAEAPSLTMTPLVARHVQELEEAVPDSAGILWERRPSLATTDIDDVLTYRQIQLDYAEQLLKEHGLHKRAALAQQLVASGRIERLLEEGRIVMPVDGTSDQWLVLRHSAKLWERLVTTWKQLFEERLADVFAGRTVQELLGELEKGVPRKILMVGRPFRIADADVADVASLDAGLAGRSPNRQWGTVKFASLQKGFGFASRETGEDVFMHPNNCASSGFFEGLKKGAIVSFVPGTAGAKPNPPAHVILPGSNHLIADAGVVATGANLLAARHEADLPTWQDWLQNMAVEVIRDGHYEILPLIAETERGVAAGETVDIDVPANLIPPAASSSCILPMVGDERTRRSLGIEGHVRLDKITGNDDSTLRGRFSYKHGIERNWELVLRAEVEDAAARVSASWHTEGKTWDQIADRNFLVPPYDDRGCAPAKSVDEAARIFDRIEKAALAEDLEAGRTEVWNLKDALGDGKGERRELVERLLELLHRWNSGDEFNPALSNAAVGVLGSAIWRDPELVGTLADSAKELFGRASRSLRNVLARLPELIDEVSEGKVARKVLRKYESPYENACRLLLGLFRLRSGDTVDFLTPGRPQLVRLARTVRRIDSLLVGAGLRPAVALPLSVEVPRHLRRMSQLGYATMCYLAGYEEPLLRVAE; encoded by the coding sequence ATGGGTCGACGAGCCAGCAACGAAATGACAGACGCGGTGCATGGTGCGGACCTCGACGAAGTTCGGCTCGAGGAGTTAGCGGCTCATGAAACGCCATCGAGGAAAGGGGCGCATTGGATCACGCTTCAAGCTACGGAACATCTGCTGGCTTCTACAAGTCCGCGGGATCCGCTGACAGGACGACCTCGACCGGTGATGTTGCGGGAGGTTCTAAGGTCCATACGGCAAGTTCTCGCTGGAGGAGCACGTCCACTTCCTTACGATGTCGGCCAACGCGCCCTGGATCTGTGCCTCGAAGCCATCGGCAACATCCTGCGCGAACCTCGCACCAAGATCGTCCGGCAGCACGAGATGCGTCCGCTGCACGCCGTGCGTGAGATGGACGAGGCGAGCATGCGATGGCTGGCGCGCCAGCCTGGTCGGACAGCGAAGGAGAAGCTCGCGGGGCAGCGAAAAGCCAAGGCCGTCGTGCGTAGGTTTTCGGTCGACACGCTCGAAAACCGGGTGGTTTGCCGGGTGGTGCAAGAGCTTCGGCGATATGTCGAACAACGGCTCGACGCTGCCGCCGCATATTCTGATGGAGTGCATCCGAGCATTGATGAGCTTGAGGACGCACTTAGATTGCTCAGAAATAAGTTTCAGCGTAGTGAATTAGCGTTCCTTTCGCTGGGCTATCGGCCGCAGCCCACGAACGTCCTGCTCGACGACCGCGACTATTCGCGAGTGTGGCGCGCCTATCAGATGTTGTTGCGGCGTGACGATGTCCTCGAAAAGTCGTGGGTGCGCGTCGGGGAGCGCACCGCCGGGGCGCTCTTCTGGAGCTTTGTTGCGCTATTAGCGGAGCAGCAAGGGGTGCAGTTGTGGGAGGGGCCGATCATCCTGCGGGATCCTGGTAACGAAGCGATTGCTTTGAGGCAGCCGTCGAACTTGGCTAGCTGGAGTGACCAGCCCAGCGTGACATTTGTGTTAGAGAGCAGCCTCAACCGAGACAAGAGGGGGCATACCCAGAAGAGTAGCGCGGATGAAGGGCGCACTCGGCTTCGTATCATTGAGCTTAGTTTACGAGGGCACACGATCAATGTCGAAATCGGTGCGCTCGCTTCGCTATCGAACGAAAGCGCCACGTCGCTCTTCCAGTTCGAATATCATGTAGGAGTGCTTGAATTCGGTCGACTCGAATCTCAGCGGGGACAGCCATTGCGCTTGTTTCGTACCGTAAAGTCCCGGGTGTCACCGCTACTTGATGGTTTTGCAGATATTGGGGGGATAGGCGAGGCATCGCATTTCCTCGTGCGGGAGCTGCTACGGCTTTTTGGCTCGCAACCCGAGCCATCCCTTGATTCGGATTCGACTTCGATTTCGAACCTTCCTGGTGCCGCGGTGTCGCCGCTCGGGCTGGACCTCGGCACTAGCCGTCCGCGAGTCTTTGGGAACTCGAAGCAGCGTACGTCAGTGCATGCAGTGGGTGTGCGGCGAAACCTTCCCGATTCGGAGGTTCTGTGGAGTGTCGAACAGCCTGACTCGCCCGCTTTACCGCCCGGGACGTCGGGTCAGTACATCCCGTTTGCAGAAGTGTTTGACGCAGAATCAGCATCGGTCGAGTTGGCACACGCCTACCGAGCGGGCAGGGCGGTGGCCCAGCAGTTGGCCAGCGAACTCGGCTCAGATCAAACACGAACAATTGGCGTAGCCATCCCCGACACGGTTGATGCCATCAGCCGGTCGCGGATCCGCAATGCGATAAGCAAGGGGTTGGGTAAGTGCTTTCCGGTTTGGCGGAGCGTCGCTGCTGCAACTGGCTGGCAGGCCAAGGGCGAACTCGACGTCGAAGAGAGCGACCTCGTCCTCGTGGTTGACGCGGAAGCGCCGAGTCTCACCATGACGCCACTGGTAGCTCGGCATGTACAGGAGTTGGAGGAAGCAGTTCCAGACTCTGCTGGGATCCTGTGGGAGCGCCGACCGTCTCTCGCTACGACAGACATCGATGATGTTCTCACGTACAGGCAAATCCAGCTCGACTACGCCGAGCAACTTCTGAAGGAGCACGGACTCCACAAGCGGGCTGCGCTCGCGCAGCAATTGGTTGCATCGGGTCGAATTGAGCGTCTTCTCGAAGAGGGCAGAATTGTCATGCCAGTCGATGGCACCAGCGACCAGTGGCTCGTTCTGAGGCACAGCGCAAAGCTGTGGGAAAGACTGGTAACCACGTGGAAACAGTTGTTCGAAGAGCGACTCGCCGACGTATTCGCTGGACGAACTGTCCAGGAGCTGCTCGGGGAACTCGAAAAAGGCGTGCCTCGTAAAATCCTGATGGTTGGGCGTCCCTTTCGAATCGCCGACGCAGACGTCGCGGACGTCGCCTCCCTCGATGCTGGCCTTGCCGGACGATCGCCAAATCGCCAGTGGGGCACTGTGAAGTTCGCTTCGCTTCAAAAGGGCTTCGGCTTTGCCAGTCGAGAAACAGGCGAGGACGTCTTCATGCATCCCAATAACTGTGCTTCCTCCGGGTTTTTTGAAGGATTGAAAAAGGGGGCGATTGTCTCTTTTGTCCCTGGAACGGCTGGCGCGAAGCCAAATCCGCCCGCGCATGTCATCTTGCCGGGTTCAAACCATCTGATTGCAGATGCTGGCGTGGTTGCCACAGGCGCAAACCTCTTGGCGGCCCGGCATGAAGCCGACCTGCCCACCTGGCAGGATTGGCTCCAGAACATGGCAGTCGAAGTTATTCGAGATGGTCATTACGAAATCCTGCCGCTGATCGCCGAGACCGAGCGCGGTGTTGCGGCTGGTGAGACAGTCGACATCGACGTGCCCGCAAACCTAATTCCACCCGCTGCGAGCTCGTCCTGCATCCTTCCAATGGTCGGTGACGAACGAACTCGCCGTTCGCTTGGCATTGAAGGCCATGTGCGGCTCGACAAGATAACGGGGAACGATGACTCGACGCTGCGTGGTCGGTTTTCCTACAAACACGGCATTGAACGCAATTGGGAGTTAGTGTTGCGCGCGGAGGTCGAGGACGCCGCGGCGCGTGTTTCTGCTTCGTGGCATACCGAAGGTAAGACGTGGGACCAAATCGCGGATCGAAATTTTCTCGTGCCGCCGTATGACGACCGAGGATGCGCGCCGGCGAAGTCCGTCGACGAGGCAGCGCGCATCTTCGACCGGATCGAGAAAGCGGCCCTCGCCGAAGATCTTGAAGCTGGACGAACCGAAGTCTGGAATCTCAAGGATGCTCTCGGAGATGGGAAGGGAGAGCGAAGAGAACTCGTAGAGCGATTGCTCGAACTGCTACACCGCTGGAACTCGGGCGACGAGTTCAACCCAGCATTGTCCAACGCAGCTGTCGGTGTGCTCGGTTCTGCTATTTGGCGTGATCCGGAACTTGTGGGCACACTTGCAGATTCTGCGAAGGAGTTGTTCGGCCGTGCCAGTCGGAGTTTACGCAACGTCCTCGCACGGTTGCCCGAGCTCATCGACGAGGTCTCCGAGGGAAAAGTGGCGCGAAAGGTCTTGCGCAAATACGAAAGTCCTTACGAGAATGCCTGTCGATTATTGCTGGGGCTCTTTCGCTTGCGGTCGGGTGACACGGTGGATTTCTTGACTCCGGGCCGGCCTCAGCTTGTACGGCTTGCTCGCACTGTCCGCCGTATTGACAGTCTCCTCGTCGGAGCTGGTCTGCGTCCTGCTGTGGCTCTCCCGTTGTCTGTCGAAGTCCCGCGTCACCTGCGTCGTATGTCTCAGCTCGGGTATGCGACCATGTGCTATCTCGCAGGGTACGAAGAGCCGCTTCTGCGAGTCGCAGAGTGA
- a CDS encoding DEAD/DEAH box helicase → MKITQLDHGRVTPIHICRVDNEPFPADLKPGVEVELIAGSRDKTAVLKLGDVLLAVEGERGNDGRELERLFVRNRPSVTWMLNRIDDHRIILQVHEFPYALERLEMDIAVDEESVDACRNIHSGLSSVEECVSWLTDQCLLGLQDDADDKASKVVSAFLSAGAEVDSDDLDAFTLHGRSVRVFVKREEHPDGDGQRLRVTGATRTAASSGTAGVALAQGRLAFKDHSVAARQGAKLRAQLEELTSARDSFLALWRKYGEMEGALKLEDARKFGVFRYHQWGFGQSESKIRFDLEDFERLPDAIEHVQGNVYIEAAKSAPSILTNEELEWGGFEHTHTTRPFQGEVDIYSSRLRAGHLVLELQDDDDLPPEKGFLYVSLTGDWKVYERRQEAQKTIRQMSGPISYLGLLLEGSAVNTPGKNTVESLSPAVQKRVFGEHPPTPNQREAIRAALNTPDIAVIHGPPGTGKTTVIRAIVQMLDEIHGDEPGEPVKILLSGFQHDAVENVVERIEVHGVPAVKFGGRNRRDGFAEHMGRVERTCGETIAALRERLPESTPSETRRHVDDITVNYLTAPRPPAATAQMLQRVIDSAGDHLTIELLDEIREQIAELRRLARPFTQDPERQSLVRAVRALRTTNTSFEDDGARNAESLLLRFERHDGPFTLGDGEQALLDVAATWRKGDDLEFLEYLEEMRHQLLLRVVPSEGSELRSTVREAVRGLLAKVRDELEERTLEDMSGIDAVAAEFCDTLEREPYAYRRTIEELTSVRGATCQQSASHYLARQKKGEPIKYDTVIIDEAARSTPLDLLIPMTQAERRIILVGDHRQLPHIVDRHIQDELKEMYDDEEAGPSVAERVEQFIEESLFERLRRTLMEAANSRYCVTLDEQYRMHPELGDFVSREFYEKTEDLEVRSGLENDDFEHELPGYEDAVAAWLDVPVGPFGREVDGQSKSRPAEAKIIAEELKRLIDAPQEKNLSFGVITYYGAQRDEIWQALCEHGLAEQVEPNEYRVAEDYLRLPDGRERLRVGTVDAFQGKEFDVVFLSMVRSNTKRAKTPHDYQSKYGFLMSPNRMCVSMSRQRKLLIVVGDRSFLREPGADEAIAPLIAFHDDLCRGEYGCIK, encoded by the coding sequence ATGAAGATCACTCAACTCGATCATGGGCGAGTCACGCCCATACACATTTGCCGAGTCGATAATGAGCCGTTCCCTGCGGATTTGAAGCCCGGAGTCGAGGTCGAGCTCATCGCGGGCTCTCGCGACAAAACCGCGGTACTCAAACTGGGAGACGTGTTGCTCGCCGTGGAAGGTGAGCGCGGCAATGATGGGCGTGAACTCGAACGACTTTTCGTGCGCAATCGCCCGTCGGTCACCTGGATGCTCAACCGCATCGACGACCACCGCATCATCCTGCAGGTCCACGAGTTCCCCTATGCGCTCGAGCGCCTGGAGATGGATATTGCCGTCGACGAGGAGTCAGTCGACGCGTGTCGAAATATCCACTCTGGTTTGAGCAGTGTTGAGGAGTGTGTCAGCTGGTTGACCGACCAGTGCTTGCTCGGGCTTCAAGACGACGCTGATGACAAGGCCAGCAAAGTCGTAAGCGCCTTTTTGTCTGCCGGGGCTGAGGTCGACAGCGACGATCTCGACGCGTTTACGCTCCACGGCCGATCTGTGCGGGTATTCGTGAAGCGCGAGGAGCATCCTGACGGAGATGGACAGCGTTTGCGGGTTACGGGGGCTACCAGAACAGCCGCTTCATCAGGAACGGCAGGAGTGGCGCTCGCCCAGGGCCGCCTCGCCTTTAAAGATCACAGCGTCGCAGCGCGACAGGGGGCGAAACTGCGAGCACAACTCGAAGAGTTGACTAGCGCACGAGACAGCTTCCTGGCCTTGTGGCGCAAGTACGGCGAGATGGAGGGGGCGCTCAAGCTGGAAGATGCGCGAAAGTTTGGCGTGTTCCGCTACCATCAGTGGGGATTCGGGCAGTCAGAGTCCAAGATTCGCTTCGACTTGGAAGACTTCGAACGGCTTCCGGATGCGATCGAGCACGTGCAAGGGAACGTGTACATCGAAGCTGCGAAATCAGCGCCGTCGATTTTGACGAACGAGGAGCTTGAATGGGGAGGTTTCGAGCACACGCACACAACACGACCTTTTCAAGGCGAAGTGGACATCTACAGTTCGAGGCTCCGCGCCGGTCATCTTGTCTTGGAACTCCAGGACGACGATGACCTTCCTCCTGAGAAAGGCTTCCTATACGTCTCGCTGACCGGTGACTGGAAAGTATACGAGCGACGCCAAGAGGCTCAGAAGACCATTCGACAAATGTCGGGGCCGATTTCGTATCTCGGCTTGTTGCTCGAAGGAAGTGCCGTCAACACACCAGGGAAGAATACGGTCGAGTCGCTCTCACCCGCAGTACAAAAGCGTGTTTTCGGGGAGCATCCACCGACTCCCAACCAGCGCGAAGCGATACGGGCTGCACTCAATACACCAGACATCGCAGTAATCCATGGACCACCGGGCACGGGAAAGACGACCGTTATCCGTGCCATTGTGCAGATGCTGGATGAGATCCATGGCGACGAGCCGGGCGAGCCGGTGAAGATCCTGCTGTCCGGTTTCCAGCACGACGCCGTCGAGAACGTTGTCGAGCGTATCGAGGTTCATGGTGTGCCTGCGGTCAAATTCGGCGGCCGCAATCGTCGCGATGGTTTCGCCGAGCACATGGGTCGTGTCGAGCGGACCTGCGGTGAGACTATTGCGGCCTTACGGGAGAGGCTTCCAGAGTCAACCCCGAGCGAGACGCGGCGCCACGTCGATGACATCACCGTCAACTACCTGACTGCGCCGCGGCCGCCGGCTGCTACTGCACAAATGCTCCAGCGGGTCATCGACAGTGCCGGCGATCACTTGACCATCGAATTGCTCGATGAGATTCGAGAGCAGATTGCCGAGCTTCGTCGTCTGGCGCGTCCCTTCACGCAGGATCCCGAGCGCCAATCCCTGGTGCGAGCCGTGCGCGCTCTTAGAACGACTAACACGTCGTTTGAGGATGATGGCGCACGTAACGCCGAGAGCCTTCTTTTGCGCTTCGAGCGCCACGACGGTCCCTTCACACTCGGCGACGGAGAGCAAGCCTTGCTCGACGTGGCTGCAACATGGCGCAAAGGGGACGACCTCGAGTTTCTCGAGTACCTCGAAGAGATGCGGCATCAACTTCTACTCCGTGTCGTGCCGTCCGAGGGGAGCGAACTTCGCTCTACGGTGAGGGAGGCAGTGCGGGGGCTATTGGCCAAGGTGCGAGACGAGCTCGAGGAGCGAACGCTCGAGGATATGTCCGGGATCGACGCCGTGGCTGCTGAGTTTTGCGACACGCTCGAGCGAGAGCCATACGCATACCGTCGAACCATCGAGGAGCTGACCTCCGTGAGAGGCGCGACCTGCCAGCAATCTGCCAGTCATTACCTGGCCAGACAGAAGAAGGGAGAGCCCATTAAGTATGACACGGTGATCATCGACGAGGCGGCACGTTCCACGCCGCTGGATCTACTCATTCCGATGACACAGGCCGAACGTCGTATCATTTTGGTCGGCGACCACAGGCAGCTTCCCCACATCGTCGACCGGCACATTCAGGATGAGCTCAAAGAGATGTACGACGACGAAGAGGCCGGGCCGTCGGTGGCCGAGCGGGTCGAGCAATTCATCGAGGAGAGTCTCTTCGAGCGGCTTCGTCGCACGCTCATGGAGGCGGCGAATAGCAGATATTGCGTCACTCTCGATGAACAATATCGCATGCACCCCGAGTTGGGTGACTTCGTGAGTCGCGAGTTCTACGAGAAGACGGAGGATCTCGAAGTTCGCTCTGGCCTCGAAAACGATGACTTCGAGCACGAACTGCCAGGCTACGAAGATGCGGTTGCCGCTTGGCTGGATGTTCCCGTGGGGCCGTTTGGCCGAGAAGTAGACGGTCAAAGTAAGTCACGCCCCGCCGAAGCAAAAATCATCGCCGAGGAGTTGAAGCGATTGATTGATGCTCCTCAGGAAAAGAATCTCTCATTCGGCGTCATCACATACTATGGGGCACAGCGCGACGAAATCTGGCAGGCGCTGTGCGAGCATGGACTGGCGGAGCAAGTCGAGCCGAACGAGTACCGTGTTGCTGAAGACTACCTGCGCCTGCCTGATGGGCGTGAGCGACTGCGTGTGGGGACCGTCGATGCCTTCCAGGGAAAGGAATTCGACGTCGTTTTTCTCTCCATGGTACGTAGTAACACCAAGCGCGCGAAGACTCCGCACGACTATCAGAGCAAGTACGGCTTTCTGATGTCACCCAACCGCATGTGCGTGAGCATGAGCCGACAGCGCAAGCTCCTGATTGTGGTTGGCGACCGCAGTTTTCTTCGCGAGCCTGGAGCGGACGAAGCAATCGCTCCGCTCATAGCGTTCCACGACGACCTTTGCAGGGGGGAATATGGCTGCATCAAGTGA